Proteins encoded together in one Vibrio hippocampi window:
- the rpsN gene encoding 30S ribosomal protein S14, which translates to MAKQSMKARETKRAKLVAKYAEKRAALKAIISDVNASEEDRWNAVLKLQALPRDSSASRQRNRCNQTGRPHGYLRKFGLSRIKVREACMKGEIPGLRKASW; encoded by the coding sequence ATGGCTAAACAATCAATGAAAGCGCGCGAAACTAAACGCGCGAAGCTAGTAGCAAAGTACGCTGAGAAGCGTGCAGCTCTAAAAGCTATCATCAGCGATGTAAACGCATCTGAAGAAGATCGTTGGAATGCAGTTCTTAAACTGCAAGCTCTTCCACGTGATTCAAGTGCCTCACGTCAGCGCAACCGTTGCAACCAAACTGGTCGTCCACACGGTTACCTACGTAAGTTCGGTCTAAGCCGCATCAAAGTTCGCGAAGCTTGCATGAAAGGCGAGATTCCTGGACTTCGTAAGGCTAGCTGGTAA
- the rpsH gene encoding 30S ribosomal protein S8, producing the protein MSMQDPISDMLTRIRNGQAANKVAVKMPSSKLKVAIAALLKAEGYIVDFAVEGETKPELEVTLKYFQAKPVIEQIKRVSRPGLRVYKKNNELPSVMGGLGIAVVSTSKGLMSDRAARKARLGGEIICYVA; encoded by the coding sequence ATGAGCATGCAAGATCCGATTTCGGATATGCTGACCCGCATTCGTAACGGTCAGGCAGCAAACAAAGTTGCTGTTAAAATGCCTTCTTCAAAGCTTAAAGTTGCAATTGCTGCTTTGCTAAAGGCTGAAGGTTATATCGTTGATTTCGCTGTTGAAGGCGAAACAAAACCTGAGCTAGAAGTTACACTTAAGTACTTCCAAGCTAAACCTGTAATCGAGCAAATCAAACGTGTATCTCGTCCTGGTCTTCGTGTTTACAAGAAGAACAACGAGCTACCATCTGTAATGGGTGGTTTGGGTATTGCTGTGGTATCTACTTCCAAGGGTCTGATGTCAGACCGCGCTGCTCGCAAAGCACGCCTTGGCGGTGAGATCATCTGCTACGTAGCTTAA
- the rplF gene encoding 50S ribosomal protein L6, with translation MSRVAKAPVAIPAGVEVKLNGQEVTVKGSKGELTRVLNDAVVVAQEDNNLTFGPKEGVANAWAQAGTARALVNNMVVGVTEGFTKKLTLKGVGYRAAIKGNAVGLTLGFSHPVEHELPAGIKAECPSQTEIVITGCDKQLVGQVAADIRSYREPEPYKGKGVRYADENVRTKEAKKK, from the coding sequence ATGTCTCGTGTTGCTAAAGCACCTGTCGCTATTCCAGCTGGCGTAGAGGTGAAACTAAACGGCCAAGAAGTTACTGTTAAAGGTAGCAAAGGCGAACTAACTCGCGTTCTTAACGACGCTGTAGTTGTTGCACAGGAAGATAACAACCTAACTTTCGGTCCGAAAGAAGGTGTTGCTAACGCTTGGGCACAAGCAGGTACTGCTCGTGCACTAGTTAACAACATGGTTGTTGGTGTTACTGAAGGCTTTACTAAGAAGTTAACTCTTAAAGGTGTTGGTTACCGTGCTGCTATCAAAGGCAACGCTGTAGGTCTAACACTTGGGTTTTCTCACCCTGTTGAGCACGAGTTGCCAGCGGGAATTAAAGCAGAATGTCCAAGCCAAACTGAAATCGTGATCACCGGTTGTGACAAGCAACTAGTTGGTCAGGTTGCGGCTGACATTCGTTCTTACCGTGAGCCTGAGCCTTATAAAGGTAAAGGTGTTCGTTACGCAGATGAAAATGTGCGTACTAAAGAAGCTAAGAAGAAGTAA
- the rplR gene encoding 50S ribosomal protein L18: MDKKASRIRRATRARRKIAVLGATRLVVHRTPRHVYAQVIASNGSEVIAAASTVEKAIREQVKNTGNIDAAKAVGKAIAERALEKGVSAVAFDRSGFQYHGRVAALADSAREAGLKF; encoded by the coding sequence ATGGATAAGAAAGCATCTCGCATCCGTCGTGCTACACGCGCACGTCGTAAGATTGCAGTACTGGGTGCAACTCGCCTAGTAGTACACCGTACTCCTCGTCACGTGTACGCTCAGGTTATCGCATCAAACGGCTCTGAGGTTATCGCAGCTGCTTCTACTGTAGAAAAAGCGATCCGTGAGCAAGTGAAGAACACTGGTAACATCGATGCAGCTAAAGCAGTAGGTAAAGCTATTGCAGAACGCGCTCTTGAAAAAGGCGTTTCGGCTGTTGCATTTGATCGTTCTGGTTTCCAATACCACGGTCGAGTAGCGGCGCTAGCAGATTCTGCTCGCGAAGCTGGTCTGAAATTCTAA
- the rpsE gene encoding 30S ribosomal protein S5 has translation MAKEQQQANDLQEKLIAVNRVSKTVKGGRIMSFTALTVVGDGNGRVGFGYGKAREVPAAIQKAMEKARRNMTTIALNEGTLHHPVKGRHSGSKVYMQPAAEGTGVIAGGAMRAVLEVAGVHNVLSKAYGSTNPINIVRATIDALGSMKSPEMVAAKRGLTVESISE, from the coding sequence ATGGCTAAAGAACAACAACAAGCTAATGATTTGCAAGAAAAGCTAATCGCAGTTAACCGTGTTTCTAAGACGGTTAAAGGTGGTCGAATCATGAGCTTCACTGCACTAACAGTAGTTGGTGACGGTAATGGTCGTGTAGGTTTCGGTTACGGCAAAGCTCGTGAAGTACCTGCAGCGATTCAAAAAGCAATGGAAAAAGCGCGTCGTAACATGACTACTATCGCGTTAAACGAAGGCACTCTTCACCACCCGGTGAAAGGTCGCCACTCTGGCTCTAAAGTTTACATGCAGCCAGCAGCAGAAGGTACGGGTGTTATCGCAGGTGGTGCGATGCGTGCAGTACTAGAAGTTGCAGGTGTACACAACGTACTATCTAAAGCATACGGTTCTACGAACCCTATCAACATCGTTCGTGCAACGATCGACGCTCTAGGTAGCATGAAGTCACCAGAAATGGTTGCTGCTAAACGTGGTCTAACTGTTGAATCTATTTCGGAGTAA
- the rpmD gene encoding 50S ribosomal protein L30 — MATIKVTQTKSSIGRLPKHKATLRGLGLRKINHTVELEDTPCVRGMINKVYYMVKVEE; from the coding sequence ATGGCAACTATCAAAGTAACTCAAACTAAGAGCTCTATTGGTCGCCTACCTAAGCACAAAGCTACTTTGCGCGGTTTAGGCCTTCGTAAAATCAACCACACAGTAGAACTTGAAGATACACCGTGCGTTCGCGGTATGATCAACAAGGTTTACTACATGGTTAAAGTTGAGGAGTAA
- the rplO gene encoding 50S ribosomal protein L15: MRLNTLSPAAGSKPSKKRVGRGIGSGLGKTGGRGHKGQKSRSGGSVRPGFEGGQMPLKQRLPKFGFTSRKSLVSAEVRLAELAKVTGDVVDLNSLKAANVITKNIEFVKVVLSGEITKAVTVKGLRVTKGAKAAIEAAGGKIEE; this comes from the coding sequence ATGCGTTTGAATACTCTATCACCGGCTGCGGGTTCTAAGCCTTCTAAGAAGCGCGTAGGTCGTGGTATCGGTTCTGGCCTTGGTAAAACAGGTGGCCGTGGCCATAAAGGTCAAAAGTCTCGTTCTGGCGGCAGTGTTCGTCCAGGTTTTGAAGGCGGTCAAATGCCTTTGAAACAGCGTCTACCTAAGTTCGGTTTCACTTCTCGTAAGAGCCTAGTGTCTGCTGAAGTTCGTCTAGCTGAGCTAGCGAAAGTAACAGGTGACGTTGTTGATCTTAACAGCCTTAAAGCAGCTAACGTGATCACTAAGAACATCGAATTTGTTAAAGTTGTTCTTTCAGGTGAAATCACTAAAGCTGTGACTGTTAAAGGTCTACGCGTGACTAAAGGCGCTAAAGCTGCAATCGAAGCTGCAGGCGGTAAAATCGAGGAATAA